Proteins from one Rhodohalobacter mucosus genomic window:
- a CDS encoding HAD family hydrolase: MVKRLMNPDFIYFDLDNTLLNHSSAETNAQRVTYESYPELQRVTLDEWLNAYRVNNHMLWSRYQRNEIDRHHLQFSRFHDTMKELNMDTSVSSEIGSAYMTNYRNHWIWVEGAKEALERVSRKYKTGIITNGFKETQEKKFEIMELNRYCKTFLISEDVGKMKPHPAVFDKASDMAGVERNKILYVGDSYVSDIEGGSNAGWSTAWYTGFETDMSNGNRNRASVTFSDFATLTNLLDV, encoded by the coding sequence GTGGTAAAACGACTCATGAATCCTGACTTTATTTACTTTGATCTGGACAACACGCTGCTGAATCACTCCTCGGCAGAAACCAATGCACAGCGTGTAACCTATGAGTCGTATCCTGAACTTCAGCGTGTAACCCTTGACGAGTGGCTGAATGCCTACCGGGTCAATAATCACATGTTATGGAGCAGATACCAGAGAAACGAAATTGACCGTCACCATCTTCAGTTTTCACGCTTTCACGATACCATGAAGGAGCTGAATATGGATACATCGGTCAGCAGTGAGATCGGGAGTGCGTATATGACAAATTACCGGAATCACTGGATTTGGGTAGAGGGTGCTAAGGAAGCGCTGGAAAGGGTGAGCCGTAAGTATAAAACCGGCATTATCACGAATGGTTTCAAGGAGACTCAGGAGAAAAAATTTGAAATCATGGAGCTGAATCGCTACTGCAAAACATTCCTGATTTCGGAAGATGTTGGAAAGATGAAACCGCATCCTGCCGTATTCGACAAGGCCAGCGATATGGCAGGCGTGGAACGCAATAAAATTTTATATGTGGGCGATTCGTACGTCTCCGATATTGAAGGTGGGTCCAATGCGGGATGGAGCACCGCCTGGTATACGGGGTTTGAAACGGATATGTCCAATGGCAACAGAAACAGAGCGTCTGTCACATTCAGTGACTTCGCTACTCTTACGAACCTGCTGGATGTGTAA